Proteins encoded within one genomic window of Hyalangium minutum:
- a CDS encoding fatty acyl-AMP ligase has translation MKGPALPPVKYATVTEMLAATARTELGLIFVDASERETVLPWADVHHRAQRTAAGLRRIGVSEGDRVAILLPTSPGFMDAFFGTLLAGAVPVPLYPPVRLGRLEEYHRSTARMLEVTGAAVVLTDLKVKLLLGAAVEAARPRLGCRTVDEVSRGDEALHLSVSPESLGLIQFSSGSTVDPKPVALTHAALLAQLAALEAASPLEPGMRPVGVSWLPLYHDMGLIGCLLSALYYPGNMVLIPPEAFLVRPGLWLRALSRHRGFISPAPNFAYGLCLKRVKDEELKGVDLSAWKHALNGAEPVSVETLRRFVERFERYGFSPSALRPVYGLSEASLAVTFPPASRGPRSLQVDAGVLAREGRVVEGSRALVSVGSPVAGIEVEIRDGLGHALPERRVGRVFVRGPSVMKGYYGDAEATARALGPDGWLDTGDLGFEDAGELYLTGRAKDLVIIRGANHAPQAFEECLQAVDGVRVGCAVALGFTPEDSEDEALLILAERAGPAVDDAAVEERVRAAVVAGTGIRPHTVRMLDPGTLPRTSSGKLRRSEALRGYLAGELRAPKKVGVAGLAVEMAKSALAFVRSEQED, from the coding sequence ATGAAGGGCCCTGCACTGCCACCAGTGAAGTACGCCACCGTGACGGAGATGCTCGCGGCCACCGCGCGCACGGAACTCGGGCTCATCTTCGTGGACGCCTCCGAGCGCGAGACAGTGCTGCCGTGGGCGGATGTCCATCACCGCGCCCAGCGCACTGCTGCGGGCCTGCGCCGCATCGGTGTGTCCGAGGGCGACCGGGTGGCCATCTTGCTGCCCACGTCCCCGGGTTTCATGGATGCGTTCTTCGGCACGCTGCTGGCGGGGGCGGTGCCGGTGCCGCTGTACCCGCCGGTGCGGCTGGGCCGGCTGGAGGAGTACCACCGCTCCACGGCGCGGATGCTGGAGGTGACAGGCGCGGCGGTGGTGCTCACGGACTTGAAGGTGAAGCTGCTGCTGGGCGCCGCGGTGGAGGCGGCGAGGCCTCGGCTCGGCTGCCGGACGGTGGACGAGGTCTCCCGAGGCGATGAGGCGCTGCACCTGAGCGTCTCGCCGGAGTCGCTGGGCCTCATCCAGTTCTCCTCGGGCTCGACGGTGGATCCGAAGCCAGTGGCGCTCACCCACGCGGCACTGTTGGCGCAACTGGCGGCGCTGGAGGCGGCCAGTCCGTTGGAGCCGGGCATGCGGCCGGTGGGGGTGTCGTGGCTGCCGCTGTACCACGACATGGGGCTCATCGGCTGCTTGCTGTCGGCGCTCTACTACCCGGGTAACATGGTGCTCATTCCGCCCGAGGCGTTCCTCGTGCGGCCGGGGCTGTGGCTACGGGCGCTCTCACGGCATCGAGGCTTCATCTCTCCCGCGCCGAACTTCGCGTATGGCCTGTGCCTGAAGCGCGTGAAGGACGAGGAGCTGAAGGGCGTGGACCTCTCCGCGTGGAAGCACGCGCTCAATGGCGCCGAGCCCGTGTCGGTGGAGACGCTGCGCCGCTTCGTCGAGCGCTTCGAGCGGTACGGCTTCTCCCCCAGCGCGCTCCGTCCAGTGTACGGGCTGTCCGAGGCCTCGCTGGCCGTCACCTTCCCGCCCGCGAGCCGGGGCCCGCGCTCGTTGCAAGTGGATGCAGGCGTGCTGGCGCGGGAGGGGCGGGTGGTGGAGGGCTCGCGGGCGCTGGTATCCGTGGGAAGCCCGGTGGCAGGCATCGAGGTGGAGATCCGCGATGGGCTGGGGCACGCGCTGCCCGAGCGGCGGGTGGGGCGGGTCTTCGTGCGTGGGCCCTCGGTGATGAAGGGGTACTACGGCGACGCCGAGGCCACCGCACGGGCGCTGGGTCCGGACGGCTGGCTGGACACGGGAGACCTGGGCTTCGAGGACGCGGGTGAGCTGTACCTTACGGGCCGCGCGAAGGACCTGGTGATCATCCGCGGGGCCAACCACGCGCCACAGGCCTTCGAGGAGTGTCTCCAGGCCGTGGACGGTGTCCGTGTGGGCTGCGCGGTGGCGCTCGGCTTCACGCCCGAGGACAGCGAGGACGAGGCACTGCTCATCCTCGCCGAGCGCGCGGGCCCAGCCGTGGACGACGCGGCGGTGGAGGAGCGGGTGCGCGCGGCGGTGGTGGCGGGCACGGGCATCCGTCCGCACACGGTGCGGATGCTGGATCCCGGCACGTTGCCACGCACCTCCAGCGGCAAGCTGCGGCGGAGCGAGGCGCTGCGCGGCTACCTCGCGGGCGAGTTGCGGGCTCCGAAGAAGGTGGGCGTGGCGGGGCTCGCGGTGGAGATGGCCAAGAGCGCCTTGGCCTTCGTCCGCTCGGAGCAGGAGGATTGA
- a CDS encoding polysaccharide deacetylase family protein, translating to MHTSRSARFSRLATSLITLAAVGLLTSCKGKASNPPATPPAPAATAPSSPSPSTPSAAASAPAVPASRAQELSEIVTRYRKNIVLASDQASLDDDARERITVVGRMIFEQNRHALDELGEQFGEELTATASSTAAPAGISAFLEWLEKSPDLRDGDKLAFKDSLTDLRAAIESLPQSPAWKAALLTRIEEDQKALQEIQALYEKELEQIFGRPEMRGMTVKREAWDSYLSFLKGLFTRETILKDFDDSLSSLGEGLRGKGPRKEDPFVLTGQSLPDKTLVLTFDDGPHPRHTAAILAILEKYKVKSIFFEVGQNVAVPPKATATDAGVPPLKRTSAAVNTEKIIQSGHLVANHSLTHAFLPKLSEERLGQEIDNSRVIIESVSGGPIRLFRPPYGAFNERVRTALTARGLKAFLWAVDSLDWSDPVPKSIANRIVQDVEKMGRGVILMHDVHSQTVEALPLVLETLQSRGYQFVLWDGNTVIGGPPEDGGPAPTMASAPAVAAAPTPAPADLYRESWAVVIGINDYAKWPKLSYAVNDAQGVRELLVEKFRFKAENIQVLLDGEATRERILGALGDVLSDSAKVKRDDRVFVFFAGHGVTRKLPNGRSLGYIVPVDADTTNYQSQAISMTNFQDISEAIPAKHALFVMDACYSGLALTRGGPPSGDLRKYLQEVTRRSARQVLTAGGADEQVADQGPNGHSIFTWTLLQGLEGKADLNTDGFVTASELFAYVGPTVSSLSRQTPAFGSMPGSEGGEFILELKHDGEFLSESSAQLDSQAIQINSELEKVRQQIAEKQQRNQTLQKQLEEAKGQLAKLQEGATPPATAPSSSPAEVASRHSDRGMALYREKKYAEAIAEFKTAASLNPSDAQAANNVGFVHFKMGEYAESAKWLEKTLTLDEGRAVAYLNLGDAYDKLGRRADAVKAYERYLSLLPSGPAAGTVKEKLAKLRE from the coding sequence ATGCACACTTCCCGCTCGGCTCGATTCTCGCGCCTCGCGACGAGCCTGATCACGCTCGCCGCCGTTGGCCTCCTCACCTCTTGCAAGGGCAAGGCATCCAATCCTCCCGCGACGCCCCCGGCTCCTGCCGCTACCGCGCCCTCCTCGCCGAGCCCTAGCACCCCATCTGCCGCGGCTTCGGCGCCCGCCGTTCCGGCCTCCCGCGCCCAGGAGCTGAGCGAGATCGTCACCCGCTACCGGAAGAACATCGTCCTGGCCTCGGATCAGGCCTCGCTCGATGACGATGCCCGTGAGCGCATCACCGTCGTCGGCCGGATGATCTTCGAGCAGAACCGGCACGCCCTTGATGAGCTCGGCGAGCAGTTCGGCGAGGAACTCACCGCCACCGCCAGCAGCACAGCCGCGCCGGCCGGCATCTCCGCCTTCCTCGAGTGGCTGGAGAAGTCGCCCGACCTGCGCGACGGCGACAAGCTCGCCTTCAAGGACTCCCTCACGGACCTGCGCGCCGCCATCGAGTCGCTCCCGCAGTCGCCCGCGTGGAAGGCCGCGCTCCTCACCCGCATCGAGGAGGACCAGAAGGCCCTCCAGGAAATCCAAGCCCTCTACGAGAAGGAGCTGGAGCAGATCTTCGGCCGCCCCGAGATGCGCGGCATGACCGTGAAGCGCGAGGCCTGGGACTCCTATCTGTCCTTCCTCAAGGGCCTCTTCACCCGCGAGACCATCCTCAAGGACTTCGACGACTCGCTGTCCTCGCTCGGAGAGGGCCTGCGCGGCAAGGGGCCTCGCAAGGAGGATCCGTTCGTGCTCACGGGCCAGTCCCTGCCCGACAAGACGCTCGTCCTCACCTTCGATGACGGCCCGCACCCGCGTCACACCGCCGCCATCCTCGCCATCCTCGAGAAGTACAAGGTGAAGTCCATCTTCTTCGAGGTCGGCCAGAACGTCGCCGTCCCGCCCAAGGCCACCGCCACGGACGCGGGCGTGCCCCCGCTCAAGCGCACCTCCGCCGCCGTCAACACCGAGAAGATCATCCAGAGCGGCCACCTCGTGGCCAACCACTCGCTCACCCACGCCTTCCTGCCCAAGCTCAGCGAGGAGCGCCTCGGCCAGGAGATCGACAACTCCCGCGTCATCATCGAGTCCGTCTCCGGCGGGCCCATCCGCCTCTTCCGGCCCCCCTACGGCGCCTTCAACGAGCGTGTCCGCACCGCCCTCACCGCCCGCGGGCTCAAGGCGTTCCTGTGGGCCGTCGACTCGCTGGACTGGAGCGACCCCGTCCCCAAGTCCATCGCCAACCGCATCGTGCAGGACGTGGAGAAGATGGGCCGCGGCGTCATCCTCATGCACGACGTGCACAGCCAGACTGTCGAGGCGCTCCCGCTCGTGCTGGAGACCCTCCAGTCCCGCGGCTACCAGTTCGTCCTCTGGGATGGAAACACCGTCATCGGCGGCCCTCCGGAGGACGGTGGCCCCGCCCCGACGATGGCCTCGGCACCTGCCGTCGCGGCCGCTCCCACGCCCGCGCCCGCGGACCTCTATCGCGAGAGCTGGGCGGTGGTGATCGGCATCAACGACTACGCGAAGTGGCCCAAGCTCTCCTACGCCGTGAACGACGCCCAGGGCGTGCGCGAGCTGCTCGTGGAGAAGTTCCGCTTCAAGGCGGAGAACATCCAGGTGCTGCTCGACGGCGAGGCCACTCGTGAGCGCATCCTCGGAGCGCTGGGCGATGTGCTCTCGGACTCAGCCAAGGTGAAGCGCGATGACCGCGTGTTCGTCTTCTTCGCGGGCCACGGCGTCACCCGCAAGCTGCCGAACGGCCGGAGCCTCGGGTACATCGTCCCCGTTGACGCGGACACAACGAACTACCAGAGCCAGGCCATCTCGATGACCAACTTCCAGGACATCAGCGAGGCCATCCCCGCCAAGCATGCCCTCTTCGTGATGGACGCCTGCTACAGCGGCCTGGCCCTCACCCGCGGTGGTCCTCCATCCGGAGATCTGCGCAAGTACCTCCAGGAGGTGACGCGGCGGAGCGCCCGGCAAGTGCTCACCGCGGGCGGCGCGGACGAGCAGGTGGCCGACCAGGGTCCCAATGGCCACTCCATCTTCACCTGGACGCTGCTCCAGGGCCTGGAGGGCAAGGCGGACCTGAACACGGACGGCTTCGTCACCGCCTCCGAGCTGTTCGCCTACGTGGGGCCCACCGTGTCCTCGCTCTCGCGGCAGACGCCCGCGTTCGGCAGCATGCCGGGCAGCGAGGGCGGTGAATTCATCCTCGAGCTGAAGCACGACGGCGAGTTCCTCAGCGAGTCCTCCGCGCAGCTCGACTCGCAGGCCATCCAAATCAACTCCGAGCTGGAGAAGGTGCGCCAGCAGATCGCCGAGAAGCAGCAGCGCAACCAGACGCTGCAGAAGCAGTTGGAGGAGGCCAAGGGCCAGCTCGCCAAGCTACAGGAAGGCGCGACCCCTCCCGCCACGGCACCGAGCTCCTCTCCCGCCGAGGTGGCCAGCCGGCACAGCGATCGCGGCATGGCGCTCTACCGCGAGAAGAAGTACGCGGAGGCAATCGCCGAGTTCAAGACCGCCGCCTCGCTGAATCCCTCGGATGCCCAGGCTGCGAACAACGTGGGCTTCGTCCACTTCAAGATGGGTGAGTACGCCGAGTCCGCCAAGTGGCTCGAGAAGACCCTCACCCTGGATGAGGGTCGCGCCGTGGCCTACCTGAACCTCGGGGATGCCTACGACAAGCTCGGCCGTCGCGCCGACGCCGTGAAGGCCTACGAGCGCTACCTGTCGTTGCTGCCCTCCGGTCCCGCCGCGGGCACGGTGAAGGAGAAGCTCGCCAAGCTGCGCGAGTAG
- the modC gene encoding molybdenum ABC transporter ATP-binding protein — MIELSLQLPLARFSLEVEARFASASVAVMGRSGSGKTSLLESLAGLRREARGRLGVGGRVLLDSAVGVEVPPEARRMGYVPQDSLLFPHLTARENVRFGVRKGRPSRVDEAVALLELEPLLHRYPATLSGGERQRVALARALATDPALLLLDEPLAALDVALKERVLPYLLRIRDEARVPMLYVTHQLGEARVLAQEALLLEQGRVKAVGPADTVLGGTTRGALGLEGEENILEGVLERPAEGGLRLRMAQGLSLWVPDSVELAVGGRAAYAVLAEDILLSMGPLTGVSARNVLEGTVKRIEEAGVGDRILLVEVAGVPFAVRVTEGAVRELQVAQGSRVFLAVKTSACRRLR; from the coding sequence ATGATCGAGCTCTCCCTGCAGCTGCCGCTGGCCCGGTTCTCGCTGGAGGTGGAGGCGCGCTTCGCTTCCGCGTCGGTGGCGGTGATGGGGCGCTCGGGCTCGGGGAAGACCTCGCTGCTGGAGTCGCTGGCGGGGCTGCGCCGCGAGGCCCGAGGGCGGCTGGGGGTGGGCGGGCGCGTGCTGCTGGACTCGGCGGTGGGGGTGGAGGTTCCTCCCGAGGCGCGGCGCATGGGGTACGTGCCTCAGGACTCGCTGCTGTTCCCGCACCTCACCGCGCGGGAGAATGTCCGCTTCGGCGTGCGCAAGGGCCGGCCCTCTCGCGTGGACGAGGCGGTGGCCCTGCTGGAGCTGGAGCCTCTGCTGCACCGCTACCCGGCCACGCTCTCCGGAGGCGAGCGTCAGCGTGTGGCGCTGGCCCGGGCGCTGGCGACGGATCCGGCGCTGCTGCTGCTGGATGAGCCGTTGGCCGCGCTGGATGTGGCGCTCAAGGAGCGCGTGCTGCCGTACCTGCTGCGCATCCGGGACGAGGCGCGCGTGCCGATGCTCTACGTCACGCACCAGCTCGGCGAGGCGCGAGTGCTGGCGCAGGAGGCCCTGCTGCTGGAGCAGGGGCGCGTGAAGGCGGTGGGGCCCGCGGACACGGTGCTCGGCGGGACGACGCGCGGCGCGCTGGGGCTGGAGGGAGAGGAGAACATCCTGGAGGGGGTGCTGGAGCGGCCGGCGGAGGGCGGGCTGCGGCTGCGGATGGCGCAGGGGCTCTCGCTGTGGGTGCCGGACTCGGTGGAGCTGGCCGTAGGGGGCCGTGCGGCGTATGCGGTGCTGGCCGAGGACATCCTGCTGTCCATGGGACCGCTCACGGGCGTCTCCGCGCGCAACGTTCTGGAGGGGACGGTGAAGCGCATCGAGGAGGCGGGCGTTGGAGACCGGATCCTCCTGGTGGAGGTGGCGGGTGTGCCGTTCGCGGTGCGGGTGACGGAGGGAGCGGTGCGGGAGCTGCAGGTGGCGCAAGGCTCGCGGGTGTTCCTCGCAGTGAAGACGTCCGCGTGCCGTCGGCTGCGGTGA
- a CDS encoding SDR family oxidoreductase, whose protein sequence is MKKVLVLGATSAIAQATVRLLAARGAALYLVGRNATNLDAVARDAATRGAAKVEQQALDLDDFSAHEALVERAAQALGGLDGALIAHGVLGDQKTCERSWAETEKVLRTNFLSAASLLTVLANRFEAQKAGTLVVISSVAGDRGRQSNYVYGASKGALNVFLQGLRNRLSRSGVAVVTVKPGFVDTPMTAHIPKNKLFASPEQVARGILRAADKRKNEVYVPAKWALIMFIIRSIPEGIFKKLKL, encoded by the coding sequence ATGAAGAAGGTCCTTGTCCTCGGTGCCACGAGCGCCATCGCACAGGCCACGGTGCGGCTGCTCGCCGCGCGTGGGGCCGCGCTGTATCTGGTGGGCCGCAACGCCACGAACCTCGATGCGGTCGCGAGGGACGCAGCCACTCGCGGGGCCGCCAAGGTGGAGCAGCAGGCGCTGGATCTCGACGACTTCTCCGCGCACGAGGCACTGGTGGAACGTGCGGCTCAGGCACTCGGCGGATTGGATGGAGCGCTGATTGCGCACGGCGTGCTCGGAGACCAGAAGACCTGCGAGCGCTCCTGGGCAGAGACGGAGAAGGTGCTGCGCACCAACTTCCTGAGCGCGGCCTCCCTGCTGACGGTGCTCGCCAACCGCTTCGAGGCGCAAAAGGCCGGCACGCTGGTAGTCATCTCCTCGGTGGCGGGAGACCGGGGCCGGCAGAGCAACTACGTGTATGGCGCCTCGAAGGGCGCGCTGAACGTGTTCCTCCAGGGGCTGCGCAACCGGCTGTCGCGCTCGGGTGTCGCCGTGGTGACGGTGAAGCCCGGCTTCGTGGACACGCCCATGACGGCGCACATCCCGAAGAACAAGCTCTTTGCCTCGCCGGAGCAAGTCGCCCGAGGGATTCTGCGTGCGGCCGATAAACGCAAGAACGAGGTCTACGTCCCCGCCAAGTGGGCCCTCATCATGTTCATCATCCGCTCCATCCCTGAGGGCATCTTCAAGAAGCTGAAGCTGTAG
- a CDS encoding type III polyketide synthase — protein sequence MHSASSLDLSPLVRAVGRALPPHYASQEQLIRAFRELWAKKHFNLERLEELHRAVNVSGRFLALPIDEYPPLVSFQQRNDAWTRSAVELGEQVVRQALDKAGLTPKDVDHVFFVTVTGLAVPSIEARLANRLGFREDVKRSPLFGLGCVAGAAGVARAVDYLRAYPKHTALVLSVELCSLTLQREDLSIPNIIASGLFGDGAACAVLQGAEAKAPGPRVVASRAVLYPDTERIMGWDIVDTGFKVVLSAKVPQLVRENVRANVDGFLGAHGLKRSDIRHWVAHTGGPKVLEAFAESLELPRPALARSWASLKEVGNLSSASVLFVLGETMESQEPQPGDWGVMMAMGPGFCAELVLLRW from the coding sequence ATGCACAGCGCATCCTCTCTGGACCTTTCGCCTCTCGTCCGCGCGGTCGGGAGGGCTCTGCCTCCTCACTACGCGAGCCAGGAGCAGCTCATCCGTGCCTTCCGGGAGCTGTGGGCCAAGAAGCACTTCAACCTGGAGCGATTGGAGGAGCTCCATCGCGCGGTGAACGTGTCGGGCCGCTTCCTGGCGCTGCCCATCGACGAGTACCCACCGCTCGTCTCGTTTCAGCAGCGCAACGACGCGTGGACCCGCTCCGCGGTGGAGCTGGGCGAGCAGGTGGTGCGCCAGGCGCTGGACAAGGCCGGGCTCACGCCGAAGGACGTGGACCACGTCTTCTTCGTGACAGTGACGGGGCTGGCCGTGCCGAGCATCGAGGCGCGCCTGGCCAACCGGCTGGGGTTCCGCGAGGACGTGAAGCGCTCGCCGCTGTTCGGCCTGGGGTGCGTGGCCGGGGCGGCGGGGGTGGCGCGCGCGGTGGACTACCTGCGGGCCTATCCGAAGCACACGGCGCTCGTGCTGTCGGTGGAGCTGTGCTCGCTGACGCTCCAGCGCGAGGACCTGTCCATCCCCAACATCATCGCCTCGGGCCTCTTCGGAGATGGCGCCGCGTGCGCGGTGCTGCAGGGCGCCGAGGCGAAGGCGCCGGGCCCCCGCGTGGTGGCCTCGCGGGCCGTGCTGTACCCGGACACCGAGCGCATCATGGGCTGGGACATCGTGGACACGGGCTTCAAGGTGGTGCTGTCCGCCAAGGTGCCCCAGCTGGTGCGCGAGAACGTCCGGGCCAACGTGGATGGGTTCCTCGGGGCGCATGGGCTGAAGCGCTCGGACATCCGCCACTGGGTGGCGCACACCGGCGGTCCCAAGGTGCTCGAGGCCTTCGCGGAGAGCCTGGAGCTGCCGCGGCCGGCGCTGGCGCGCTCGTGGGCCTCGCTGAAGGAAGTGGGCAACCTCTCCTCGGCCTCGGTGCTCTTCGTGCTCGGGGAGACGATGGAGTCTCAGGAGCCTCAGCCGGGCGACTGGGGTGTCATGATGGCGATGGGCCCCGGCTTCTGCGCGGAGCTGGTGCTGCTGCGCTGGTGA
- a CDS encoding Uma2 family endonuclease: MGLLASGPRYLQTYPMGYGARQLKGPPTLADLEALPENLVGEIIEGTLYTHARPRAGHGIVEGRLFGGLDGPFQVGRGGPGGWWIETEPGIQLEGSPEFIPDLAGWRRERVPEWPERWTVAPDWACEILSPTTRAYDQRIKRPFYARIDVGHLWFIDIEARTLSVSKLSSGRWLELGVYGEDDVIRAEPFDAIELKLGDLWPPLRSP; the protein is encoded by the coding sequence GTGGGCTTGCTTGCCAGCGGCCCGCGTTATCTCCAGACTTATCCCATGGGTTACGGCGCACGACAGCTCAAGGGTCCCCCGACCCTCGCCGACCTCGAAGCTCTCCCAGAGAACCTCGTGGGAGAGATCATCGAGGGGACGCTCTATACCCATGCCCGTCCACGCGCGGGTCACGGCATCGTCGAAGGCAGGCTCTTCGGTGGGCTCGACGGTCCCTTCCAGGTAGGTCGCGGTGGCCCGGGCGGCTGGTGGATCGAAACGGAACCCGGCATCCAACTCGAAGGCTCTCCCGAGTTCATCCCAGACCTCGCCGGCTGGCGCCGTGAACGTGTGCCGGAGTGGCCTGAGCGCTGGACCGTTGCTCCAGACTGGGCCTGCGAGATCCTTTCGCCCACGACGCGTGCCTATGATCAGCGCATCAAGCGCCCCTTCTACGCACGCATCGACGTGGGCCACCTCTGGTTCATCGACATCGAGGCGCGGACGCTCTCTGTCAGCAAGCTGAGCAGCGGGCGCTGGCTGGAACTGGGCGTCTACGGCGAGGACGACGTCATCCGCGCCGAGCCCTTCGATGCCATCGAGCTGAAGCTCGGTGACCTCTGGCCCCCGCTCCGGTCGCCCTGA
- a CDS encoding acyl carrier protein, whose product MAELEGEVVTEVRRILGEELEWKGSVEPSHDLLKDLQLDSLGLTVLAVGLENRFRVKLSEEDAAGVTTVSDLAKLVSRRVAETPEEPR is encoded by the coding sequence ATGGCTGAGCTGGAAGGCGAGGTGGTGACCGAGGTCCGCCGGATCCTCGGCGAAGAGCTGGAGTGGAAGGGCTCCGTGGAGCCCTCGCATGATCTGCTCAAGGATCTGCAACTCGACAGCCTGGGGTTGACGGTGCTGGCGGTGGGGCTGGAGAACCGCTTCCGGGTGAAGCTGTCCGAGGAGGACGCCGCCGGCGTCACCACCGTGTCGGATCTGGCGAAGCTCGTCTCACGGCGCGTGGCGGAGACTCCGGAGGAGCCGCGATGA
- a CDS encoding FAD-binding oxidoreductase — translation MTNGHQSWGRYPLATQQAAHPIVWQTDRLPEAGDGTLLPYGMGRSYGDSCLNEGGTLLTTAALDRLLDFDAATGVVRCEAGVTLETLLRLAVPRGWFLPVTPGTKFVTVGGAIANDVHGKNHHRAGTFGRYVKRFELLRSDGSRRVCSPEENRDWYEATIAGLGLTGLILWAEVQLRPIHNPFVLTETVPLENLDAFFEVSRESEPDYEFTVAWLDGLAKGRRLGRGLYYRGNFAPPQLEGLPLKKSHLNSGSGLVVPIDFPGFSLNWLSVAAFNWLYYRVNLINRGPKLQHYDPFFYPLDAVHRWNRIYGRRGFLQFQCVVPHATARDALREILERSAREVPSFLNVLKTFGSVASPGWLSFPRPGVTLALDFANRGERTWKLVAELDHVTRQAGGAVYPAKDARMSAENFAAYFPQLERFKPYVDPAFSSSFWRRVLDSSQAQAMVRSP, via the coding sequence ATGACGAACGGGCATCAATCTTGGGGGCGCTACCCGCTTGCCACGCAGCAGGCGGCGCACCCCATCGTCTGGCAGACGGACCGGCTCCCGGAGGCCGGTGATGGCACCCTGCTGCCGTACGGGATGGGGCGGAGCTATGGGGACTCGTGCCTGAACGAGGGCGGCACGCTGCTCACCACGGCGGCGCTGGACCGGCTGCTGGACTTCGATGCGGCCACGGGCGTGGTGCGGTGCGAGGCGGGCGTCACGCTGGAGACCCTTCTCCGGCTGGCAGTGCCTCGGGGCTGGTTCCTGCCGGTCACGCCGGGGACGAAGTTCGTCACGGTGGGTGGGGCGATCGCAAACGATGTGCACGGCAAGAACCACCACCGGGCCGGAACGTTCGGACGGTATGTGAAGCGGTTCGAGCTGCTGCGCTCGGATGGCAGCCGGCGGGTGTGCTCTCCCGAGGAGAACCGTGACTGGTACGAGGCCACCATCGCGGGCCTGGGACTGACGGGGCTCATCCTGTGGGCCGAGGTGCAGCTGCGGCCCATTCACAACCCGTTCGTGCTGACGGAGACCGTGCCGCTGGAGAACCTGGACGCGTTCTTCGAAGTGTCACGGGAGTCCGAGCCGGACTACGAGTTCACGGTCGCGTGGCTGGATGGGCTGGCGAAGGGCCGGAGGCTGGGACGCGGGCTGTATTACCGGGGGAACTTCGCGCCGCCGCAGCTGGAGGGGCTGCCGCTGAAGAAGAGCCACTTGAACAGCGGCTCGGGGCTGGTGGTGCCGATCGATTTTCCGGGCTTCAGCCTGAACTGGCTGTCGGTGGCGGCGTTCAACTGGCTCTACTACCGGGTGAACCTGATCAACCGGGGCCCCAAGCTGCAGCACTACGATCCGTTCTTCTATCCACTGGATGCCGTGCATCGGTGGAACCGCATCTACGGACGGCGGGGGTTCTTGCAGTTCCAGTGCGTGGTGCCGCATGCGACGGCTCGGGATGCGCTGCGGGAGATTTTGGAGCGCAGCGCACGCGAGGTGCCGAGCTTCCTGAACGTGCTGAAGACGTTTGGGAGCGTGGCGTCGCCGGGGTGGCTGTCCTTCCCTCGGCCGGGAGTGACGCTGGCGCTGGACTTCGCGAACCGGGGCGAGCGCACCTGGAAGCTGGTGGCGGAGTTGGATCACGTCACGCGGCAAGCAGGCGGTGCGGTGTACCCGGCGAAGGATGCACGGATGAGCGCTGAGAACTTCGCGGCATACTTCCCGCAGCTCGAGCGATTCAAGCCGTACGTGGACCCCGCGTTCTCGTCTTCCTTCTGGCGCCGGGTGCTCGATTCGTCGCAAGCACAAGCTATGGTCCGCTCACCATGA